In one window of Acidimicrobiia bacterium DNA:
- a CDS encoding SRPBCC domain-containing protein, with amino-acid sequence MWTEVSATVPLSPAKAFEVFTHQINTWWPRNGVFPYSFAPKGTAAEHICFARNERLHERFADGTDHTIGEVLEWDAPNRIVHEWKAPDWSNPTIVTITFEHVGHHCLVTQRQDSFDEAGVADLLPYYDIGNRQIFASYVAHCNAIHELQMLSADGPIGAARPATM; translated from the coding sequence ATGTGGACCGAAGTTTCGGCGACTGTCCCCTTGTCGCCGGCCAAGGCATTTGAGGTATTCACCCACCAGATCAACACCTGGTGGCCTCGTAACGGTGTGTTTCCGTACAGCTTTGCCCCGAAGGGCACTGCAGCCGAGCACATCTGTTTCGCCCGAAACGAGCGCCTGCATGAACGGTTCGCCGATGGCACCGACCACACGATCGGTGAGGTCCTCGAATGGGATGCTCCCAACCGGATCGTGCACGAGTGGAAGGCGCCGGATTGGTCAAATCCCACCATCGTGACCATCACGTTTGAGCATGTGGGTCATCATTGTTTGGTGACCCAGCGCCAGGACAGCTTCGATGAGGCGGGGGTGGCTGACTTATTGCCATATTACGACATCGGCAATCGTCAGATATTCGCCTCGTACGTTGCTCACTGCAACGCCATTCATGAGCTTCAGATGCTGTCGGCGGATGGACCGATCGGAGCTGCCAGGCCCGCCACAATGTGA
- a CDS encoding NAD-dependent malic enzyme, translating to MASASYSITLRVITDSTDQLAIGRVTTAIGEAEGQVVAFDFVETDERGSVIDVTVNASNSDHALAISAAVEAVEGATVHKVSDRTFLMHLGGKIEVRSKVDLRNRDQLSMAYTPGVARVSMAIYENPEDARNLTVKGNMVAIVTDGTAVLGLGDIGPLAALPVMEGKAALFKRFANVDAFPICLDTKDTEEIIRTVQLIAPVFGGINLEDIAAPRCFEIEERLRELLDIPVFHDDQHGTAIVVVAALRNALKVVGKTFDEVVVSMSGAGAAGVAIAKMLLAEHVKDIIVSDSKGIIHKGRELVDNSKLWMADNTNKAGMTGGILESLDGADVFIGVSAPNLFDAKEIARMNDKAIIFALANPDPEVDPVEARKYAAVVATGRSDYPNQINNVLAFPGVFRGALDARASEISEAMKLAAAKAIAEVVTDSQLSPVYIIPSVFNGDVVIEVAKAVREAAHTD from the coding sequence ATGGCAAGCGCTTCCTATTCGATAACGTTGCGGGTGATTACCGATTCGACCGACCAACTTGCTATTGGTCGGGTGACGACTGCAATTGGTGAGGCAGAGGGTCAAGTGGTGGCCTTCGACTTTGTCGAGACCGACGAACGGGGATCCGTTATCGATGTGACGGTCAACGCCTCGAACTCGGACCATGCTTTGGCCATCAGTGCCGCAGTCGAAGCTGTCGAGGGAGCCACGGTCCACAAGGTTTCCGACCGCACCTTCCTTATGCACCTCGGAGGCAAGATAGAAGTCCGCTCCAAAGTTGATCTACGTAACCGCGATCAGCTGTCGATGGCGTATACCCCGGGCGTGGCTCGGGTGTCCATGGCGATTTACGAGAACCCGGAAGATGCTCGGAATCTCACTGTCAAAGGGAACATGGTTGCCATCGTGACCGACGGCACTGCCGTTCTCGGCCTCGGTGATATCGGGCCCCTGGCGGCGCTTCCGGTCATGGAGGGCAAAGCAGCCCTGTTCAAGCGGTTCGCCAACGTCGATGCGTTCCCGATTTGTCTCGACACGAAGGACACAGAAGAGATCATCCGCACGGTGCAGCTCATCGCGCCGGTGTTTGGTGGGATCAACCTGGAGGACATTGCCGCTCCCCGTTGTTTTGAGATCGAAGAGCGCCTGCGGGAACTGTTGGACATCCCGGTGTTTCACGATGATCAGCACGGGACCGCCATTGTGGTGGTCGCCGCCTTGCGCAATGCGCTCAAGGTAGTTGGCAAGACGTTTGACGAAGTGGTTGTTTCCATGTCTGGTGCCGGCGCGGCAGGAGTAGCCATCGCCAAGATGTTGCTGGCTGAGCACGTCAAGGACATCATCGTTTCTGACTCCAAGGGCATCATCCACAAAGGCCGTGAACTGGTCGACAACTCCAAGCTTTGGATGGCCGATAACACGAACAAAGCCGGGATGACCGGCGGCATCCTGGAGTCCCTTGACGGGGCGGATGTGTTCATCGGTGTTTCGGCGCCGAACTTGTTCGACGCCAAAGAGATCGCACGGATGAACGACAAGGCGATCATTTTCGCTCTCGCCAACCCGGACCCGGAGGTCGACCCCGTCGAAGCCCGCAAGTATGCAGCGGTGGTGGCGACCGGGCGATCGGACTATCCGAATCAGATCAACAACGTATTGGCGTTCCCCGGTGTATTCAGAGGTGCACTCGATGCGCGCGCCTCGGAAATCAGTGAGGCCATGAAGTTGGCGGCTGCCAAGGCCATCGCCGAAGTGGTAACCGATTCGCAACTGAGTCCTGTCTACATCATCCCGTCGGTATTCAATGGCGATGTCGTGATCGAGGTCGCCAAAGCCGTCCGCGAAGCTGCCCATACCGATTAA
- a CDS encoding SRPBCC family protein, protein MIQLKETITVSAPIEAAFDYTAEFANTQDWDPGVVRAKKASSAPAKVGTAFDLVTTFKGRESEMTYTITTLDKPHRLVLAGEGDILSAVDSLEFSETATGTEIRYTADLTFKGLAKIGTLFVRKDLDQLGSDAVNGLKTALDSKN, encoded by the coding sequence ATGATTCAGCTAAAAGAGACGATTACGGTCTCTGCCCCCATCGAAGCTGCCTTTGATTACACCGCTGAGTTCGCGAACACCCAAGACTGGGACCCGGGCGTCGTCCGAGCGAAAAAGGCATCGAGCGCTCCAGCCAAAGTCGGAACAGCTTTTGATCTCGTAACGACCTTCAAAGGTCGCGAGAGCGAAATGACGTATACGATCACCACGCTTGACAAGCCGCATCGTCTCGTGCTGGCCGGGGAAGGTGACATCCTGTCAGCGGTCGATTCCCTGGAGTTTTCCGAGACTGCCACGGGGACAGAAATCCGTTACACGGCCGATCTCACATTCAAAGGACTGGCCAAGATTGGCACGCTGTTCGTTCGCAAAGACCTCGACCAACTCGGTAGCGACGCCGTCAACGGATTGAAAACTGCCCTGGATTCGAAAAACTAA
- a CDS encoding SDR family NAD(P)-dependent oxidoreductase yields the protein MKQNSRLDQILDRTLLFSFTSVGYGLRKGNFKPLPRIEGRRIVVTGATSGLGLVAARELADLGAAVVLVGRNQAKAAEAARQIQRITGNEAISVELADLSLMAETRALADRLTAGPPIDALINNAGVLVAARTETSEGLELTLATNLLSHFLLTETVLPHIKDGGRIINVSSGGMYSQRIRPADLQFKTGEYTGTAAYARTKRGQVILTEIWAESLADRRITVSAMHPGWSDTPGVSDSLPAFSKLIGPLLRSPEEGADTMVWLASTDEEVPSGKFWLDRTPRITHMADKTRERPEDRMALVEGLRRLAEL from the coding sequence ATGAAGCAGAACTCGCGCCTTGATCAAATCCTTGATCGGACCCTTCTCTTTAGTTTCACGTCTGTGGGGTACGGGCTTCGCAAAGGCAACTTCAAGCCGTTGCCCAGAATCGAAGGTCGCAGGATCGTGGTGACCGGGGCGACCTCGGGCCTCGGTTTGGTGGCGGCGCGTGAATTAGCCGACCTCGGGGCAGCGGTCGTGCTGGTGGGCCGCAACCAGGCGAAGGCGGCAGAAGCAGCTCGCCAGATCCAGCGAATCACGGGAAACGAAGCGATCTCTGTCGAATTGGCCGACCTCAGCCTGATGGCCGAGACGCGCGCCCTCGCCGACCGACTGACAGCCGGTCCGCCCATTGACGCGTTGATCAACAACGCCGGGGTCCTGGTAGCCGCTCGAACCGAAACGTCAGAGGGTCTCGAACTTACCCTGGCGACGAATCTCTTGTCCCACTTCTTGTTGACGGAAACGGTACTGCCGCACATCAAGGACGGCGGTCGGATCATCAACGTATCGTCAGGGGGGATGTACTCGCAGCGAATCCGGCCGGCTGATTTGCAGTTCAAGACCGGTGAGTACACGGGGACGGCTGCCTACGCTCGGACGAAACGGGGACAGGTCATCCTGACCGAGATCTGGGCGGAGAGCCTGGCCGATCGGCGGATCACGGTGAGTGCGATGCACCCGGGCTGGTCGGATACGCCCGGAGTTTCCGACTCGCTCCCGGCCTTCTCAAAGCTCATTGGGCCATTGTTGCGGTCCCCAGAAGAGGGGGCGGACACAATGGTATGGCTGGCATCGACTGACGAGGAGGTCCCATCGGGGAAGTTCTGGTTGGACCGTACACCGAGGATCACCCACATGGCCGACAAGACCAGGGAACGGCCCGAAGATCGGATGGCCCTCGTCGAGGGCCTTCGTAGACTGGCCGAGCTTTAG
- a CDS encoding thiamine ABC transporter substrate-binding protein: MKLFATVIVASFVLAACSTTTTDEPAELVLLTHDSFALSEGTLDAFTVETGIKVTVLEGGDGGSLVTQAVLSKDNPTGDVLYGVDNTLLTRALDLFVPYESPALSNVDPSLVTDARVTPIDFGDVCLNYEKSAFSEVAPPAGLDDLLQPAYANMLVVENPATSSPGLAFLLATIVEYGEDGWQDYWTDLLANGTVIAPDWETAYYTNFTGGGGTGSPIVVSYASSPPAGVIFAEEPTDEALTATVTNGCFRQVEYAGILKDSEAARKLVDFMLSKDFQEDIPLNMFVFPARTDAALPTEFVDYTEIPSNPLTMDPETIDANRDRWIDEWTQIAAP; this comes from the coding sequence TTGAAACTTTTTGCCACCGTCATCGTCGCCAGCTTCGTCCTGGCCGCCTGCTCGACAACCACCACCGACGAACCGGCCGAACTCGTGTTACTCACCCACGACTCTTTCGCCCTATCTGAGGGAACGTTGGACGCGTTCACTGTTGAGACCGGAATTAAGGTCACGGTTCTCGAAGGCGGTGATGGTGGATCCCTCGTTACGCAGGCGGTTCTCAGCAAGGACAATCCGACGGGAGATGTTCTGTACGGAGTCGATAACACGTTGCTAACCCGGGCACTCGACCTGTTCGTGCCGTATGAATCCCCTGCCCTCTCCAACGTCGACCCTTCCCTGGTGACGGACGCACGGGTGACTCCCATCGACTTCGGTGATGTTTGCCTGAACTATGAGAAGTCCGCCTTTTCCGAGGTCGCTCCCCCCGCGGGCCTTGATGATTTGCTCCAGCCTGCCTACGCCAACATGCTCGTTGTTGAGAACCCGGCGACTTCCTCGCCAGGCCTGGCGTTCCTACTGGCAACGATCGTCGAATACGGCGAGGATGGCTGGCAAGACTATTGGACGGACCTGCTCGCCAACGGAACGGTCATTGCCCCAGACTGGGAGACCGCCTATTACACCAACTTCACGGGCGGCGGAGGAACCGGATCGCCGATTGTGGTCAGTTACGCCTCTTCACCACCGGCCGGCGTCATCTTTGCTGAGGAACCGACTGACGAAGCGTTGACTGCCACAGTCACCAATGGCTGCTTCCGCCAGGTCGAGTACGCCGGAATCCTTAAGGACTCCGAGGCCGCCCGGAAGCTCGTGGACTTCATGCTGTCCAAGGACTTCCAGGAAGACATCCCTCTCAACATGTTCGTCTTCCCTGCCCGCACCGACGCGGCGCTACCTACCGAGTTTGTCGACTACACCGAGATTCCTTCTAACCCCCTGACCATGGACCCCGAAACGATCGACGCCAATCGCGACCGATGGATTGACGAGTGGACCCAAATCGCCGCTCCCTAA